Proteins from a genomic interval of Paenibacillus sp. RC334:
- a CDS encoding glycoside hydrolase family 6 protein, with protein MKQLKTKQVLRKGMKYAFALSLVASSFLPGAGFTDKIHAESHVDNPYQGATKYVSPDYAASVDTSIAKITDANLKAKMQTIKTFPTAVWLDRIAAINGGGGKLGLEAHLDQVLAQKKGNTPITAEFIVYDLPGRDCHALASNGELPLTQAGLETYKKDYVDKIAAIFANPKYQDIRIVAIIEPDSLPNLVTNLNDPKCAEAKSTGIYEAGIKYTINKLNEIPNVYKYVDIGHSGWLGWDNNRTATVSLFTNVFRDTSKGLSSVDGFITNTANTSPLTEPNLPDPNLNIGGQPIKSSKYYEWNPNFDESDFAEALHRDFVSAGWPSSLGMLIDTGRNGWGGPNRPTAAVGSDINSYVNSGRVDKRSHRGNWCNNSGAGMGTPPQTAPASHVDAYVWAKPPGDSDGSSSLIPNDEGKGFDRYCDPTYTTKDGTLTDALPNAPISGAWFHDQFVMLVQNAYPAIVPSSGGGTTPTPAAPAVPAGLKATAGNAEVKLTWNASTGADSYTVKRATSEAGPFTAVAPLVTEKEYTDKGLTNGTTYFYVVSATNTKGTSKDSTAVSAEPKGTPTDPTDPTEPAGDLVVMYRAGDTDPANNAVKPFLNLKNKGTTPVKLSELKVRYYFTKDGSQELQSAVDYAQVGNDNVLRTFTDKYIEIGFNAAAGTLAAGAQTGDIQIRINNSDWSNLDESNDYSFDPTKTSYTEWNKVTLFHNDKLVWGIEP; from the coding sequence AATCCTTATCAAGGGGCGACAAAATACGTTAGTCCTGATTATGCGGCTAGTGTCGACACATCGATTGCCAAGATTACTGATGCCAATCTGAAAGCGAAAATGCAAACCATCAAAACGTTCCCGACAGCTGTATGGCTCGATCGCATCGCTGCCATTAACGGCGGTGGAGGCAAGCTTGGCCTGGAAGCGCATTTGGATCAAGTGTTGGCGCAAAAGAAAGGCAACACACCAATTACGGCAGAGTTTATTGTATATGATCTGCCCGGACGGGATTGCCATGCCTTGGCCTCCAACGGTGAGCTGCCGCTGACCCAAGCGGGTCTGGAAACGTACAAAAAGGACTATGTCGATAAAATTGCTGCTATTTTTGCCAATCCGAAGTATCAGGATATTCGCATCGTAGCGATCATTGAACCAGACAGTTTGCCAAACCTCGTGACCAATCTGAATGACCCCAAATGCGCGGAAGCTAAATCTACAGGAATTTATGAAGCCGGCATTAAGTATACAATTAATAAGCTGAACGAGATTCCTAATGTCTACAAATATGTAGATATCGGTCACTCCGGCTGGCTGGGTTGGGATAACAATCGCACAGCAACCGTATCGTTGTTCACGAATGTTTTCAGAGACACGAGCAAAGGACTGTCCAGTGTGGATGGCTTTATCACGAATACAGCCAATACTTCACCGCTGACAGAGCCTAATCTGCCTGATCCAAACCTGAATATCGGCGGACAGCCGATCAAATCTTCCAAATACTACGAATGGAATCCTAATTTCGATGAATCTGATTTCGCAGAGGCATTGCATAGAGACTTTGTGAGTGCAGGCTGGCCGAGCTCACTCGGTATGTTAATTGATACGGGCCGTAACGGTTGGGGAGGACCTAACCGCCCGACTGCCGCTGTCGGCAGTGATATTAACTCCTATGTGAACTCAGGCCGTGTAGACAAACGCTCGCATCGTGGTAACTGGTGTAATAACAGCGGAGCAGGTATGGGAACTCCGCCGCAAACAGCTCCAGCTTCCCATGTTGATGCTTATGTATGGGCGAAACCTCCGGGTGATTCCGATGGTTCCAGCTCGCTCATTCCGAACGATGAGGGTAAAGGCTTTGACCGATACTGTGATCCTACCTATACAACCAAGGATGGCACATTAACAGATGCTTTACCGAATGCACCTATTTCAGGAGCTTGGTTCCATGATCAGTTTGTTATGCTTGTGCAAAATGCATATCCAGCGATTGTCCCTTCATCCGGTGGCGGAACAACTCCTACACCAGCCGCTCCGGCAGTACCAGCGGGCTTAAAGGCGACAGCGGGTAATGCGGAAGTGAAGCTGACCTGGAATGCGTCCACTGGGGCCGACAGCTACACGGTAAAACGTGCAACCAGCGAAGCAGGTCCTTTTACAGCCGTTGCGCCTCTCGTTACTGAGAAAGAGTACACAGATAAGGGGCTGACCAACGGAACAACTTATTTCTATGTTGTAAGTGCTACGAATACGAAAGGAACAAGCAAGGATTCCACTGCGGTAAGCGCTGAGCCAAAAGGTACACCGACAGATCCAACGGATCCTACAGAACCAGCGGGTGATCTGGTTGTAATGTACCGGGCCGGGGACACCGATCCAGCTAATAACGCAGTCAAGCCTTTCTTAAATCTGAAAAATAAAGGTACAACACCAGTGAAGCTGAGTGAGCTGAAAGTCCGGTATTATTTCACGAAAGATGGCAGCCAGGAGCTGCAATCCGCAGTAGACTATGCGCAAGTAGGCAATGATAATGTGCTGCGTACCTTTACAGACAAGTATATTGAAATTGGTTTCAATGCTGCTGCTGGCACGCTTGCTGCTGGAGCGCAAACAGGTGATATTCAGATCCGCATCAACAATAGCGACTGGTCTAACCTGGACGAATCCAATGACTACTCCTTCGATCCTACCAAAACCTCTTATACAGAATGGAATAAGGTAACATTATTCCATAACGATAAGCTGGTGTGGGGAATCGAGCCTTAG
- a CDS encoding nucleoside hydrolase gives MSKKLILDVDTGIDDALAIAYAVHSPELELLGITTTFGNISVEEATRNSLILLEKLGVEAPVVSGAHKPYARELFKPYSRHIHGEDGIGNQLKGSPSRQAASGDAADFIIGQARRYEGKLTLVAVGPLTNLAIALDRCPELPQLLDRLIIMGGAVTVKGNVTPTAEANIYADPEAAAYVLGAGFPLTLVGLDVTMQTLLPQHEVDKWHEQGTELGTFMADMTDFYMEAYRNFRPGIAGCALHDPLAVGLAIDSSFVETRPMHIAVEVGDSAEVGRTREVPGEDQAHLQTSIDVALEVDADRFLRHFLSRVV, from the coding sequence ATGAGTAAAAAGTTAATTTTAGATGTAGATACGGGTATCGACGACGCACTTGCCATTGCGTACGCGGTCCATTCACCGGAATTGGAACTGCTTGGCATTACAACCACCTTTGGAAATATCTCGGTAGAGGAGGCAACACGCAACTCACTGATCCTGCTGGAAAAGCTGGGTGTAGAGGCCCCGGTCGTGTCCGGCGCTCACAAGCCGTATGCCCGCGAGCTGTTCAAGCCGTATTCCCGCCATATTCATGGTGAAGACGGCATTGGCAACCAGTTGAAGGGTTCGCCTTCCCGACAGGCAGCGTCTGGTGATGCGGCCGATTTTATCATCGGACAGGCTCGTCGCTATGAAGGCAAGCTTACCCTTGTAGCGGTGGGACCGTTGACCAACCTTGCGATTGCACTGGATCGTTGCCCCGAACTGCCGCAATTGCTTGACCGTCTGATCATTATGGGCGGTGCAGTCACGGTAAAAGGCAATGTAACCCCAACGGCTGAAGCGAATATATATGCCGATCCTGAAGCCGCAGCCTATGTGTTGGGGGCGGGTTTCCCGCTCACGCTGGTTGGACTGGATGTGACCATGCAGACGCTGCTTCCTCAGCATGAAGTGGACAAATGGCATGAGCAAGGGACCGAGCTAGGCACCTTTATGGCAGATATGACGGACTTCTATATGGAAGCCTATCGTAATTTTAGACCCGGTATTGCAGGCTGTGCTTTGCATGATCCGTTGGCCGTAGGGCTGGCGATTGATTCCAGCTTTGTGGAGACGCGCCCGATGCACATTGCCGTCGAGGTGGGGGATTCCGCCGAGGTTGGTCGTACCCGTGAAGTACCGGGCGAGGATCAAGCTCATTTACAGACAAGTATTGACGTGGCACTTGAAGTGGATGCGGATCGGTTTTTGCGCCATTTTCTGAGTCGGGTGGTATAA
- a CDS encoding PAS domain S-box protein — translation MFSAAQRLPLLEHMYNHAPTGIAIFSRDGKCLYVNPSLCRMVGYKQEELLKTRYYHLLYKGDKDRQALRDAYTGWLKATDQVYKAELRLRHQRGTSVWLSLELTIFDDPATGQTYLIAYAMDITEKKDMQQVLSDNEDLYMLITENTPDVISFSTPDGNLQYVSPSVEKLLGYTRQEMLGKKRLEFYHAEDADYMRVHGIFQETGIMKRRVRHKDGHYLWLEVSYRIIRDEEGKIKRVLSIGRNITERQKSEDNLAKAQQLAMFGSWDWDLVNDVLHFSMEFRSIFGFSVKPVETSIDSFLDAIHPEDKERMIEIITNVILKGIHKETFYRIVLPNGEQKVLRSTWEAEMDERGEQPIQIVGMVQDVTEHQKMEQRLRESENRYKSLFQHNPLGICAMNMEGQILSVNPSLEELIGYTRKELLGTGVLVMASSEEQDKIRHHMELAKQGETQTYESEFIHKDGERLFIKVTNIPIFVYEQIVGCYGIFENVTPLKSYIAQIEKLSNEHSLILNAVSEGIVGLSTEGHVRFMNPAAVEMFGVGAENSLNGTCTDMIRHVDEISRHYPDEQPSILQAIRSGASYQAEEAVFWKKDGSSFLVSYRISPLMDNGERKGAVMVFVDITNEKEIIRAKESAERADRAKSEFLSVMSHELRTPMNGIIGMAGLLADTELDEEQRSYIDIITNSSSALMQILNEILDLSKIEAGKMALLHEPFELEDMMGSVADLFLKQAMEKDIELEWHVDQELPGVLVGDHVRIRQVLVNLVSNAIKFTERGRVNIFAESKAYSSRKKKCLIEFSVTDTGIGIPADRQHLLFQPFSQLHPALNRKYGGTGLGLSICKNLVSLMGGSIDVDSDEARGATFRFQLDLMLPEGEALANISRDEPYESTEC, via the coding sequence GTGTTTTCTGCTGCTCAACGACTGCCTTTGCTGGAACACATGTACAATCATGCCCCGACAGGGATAGCCATTTTTTCGAGGGACGGAAAATGTCTGTACGTCAATCCCTCCCTTTGTCGCATGGTCGGATACAAGCAGGAGGAATTGCTGAAAACCCGGTATTATCATTTGTTGTATAAAGGAGATAAAGATCGACAAGCGTTGCGGGACGCCTATACGGGCTGGCTGAAAGCTACGGATCAAGTGTACAAGGCAGAGCTTCGTTTAAGACATCAGCGGGGAACATCCGTCTGGTTATCGCTGGAATTAACGATATTTGATGACCCGGCTACGGGTCAAACGTATCTGATTGCCTACGCGATGGACATCACAGAGAAAAAAGACATGCAGCAGGTACTCTCGGATAATGAGGACTTGTACATGCTGATTACAGAAAATACGCCAGATGTGATCTCGTTCAGCACGCCGGACGGCAACCTTCAATATGTTTCTCCTTCGGTAGAAAAGCTCCTTGGCTACACCAGGCAGGAAATGCTCGGCAAAAAACGGCTCGAATTTTATCATGCAGAAGATGCCGATTATATGCGCGTACATGGAATCTTCCAGGAAACAGGTATTATGAAGCGGCGTGTCCGTCACAAGGACGGACATTATTTGTGGCTGGAAGTGTCATACCGCATCATTCGGGATGAGGAAGGCAAAATCAAGCGAGTTCTGTCTATCGGCCGCAACATCACGGAGCGCCAGAAGAGCGAGGATAATCTTGCAAAAGCCCAGCAACTGGCGATGTTTGGTTCATGGGACTGGGATTTGGTTAACGACGTTTTGCATTTTTCCATGGAATTCCGCAGCATTTTCGGCTTTAGCGTAAAGCCGGTCGAGACAAGTATTGATTCTTTTCTGGATGCTATTCATCCAGAGGATAAAGAGCGAATGATCGAGATCATTACGAACGTCATTTTAAAAGGGATTCATAAAGAAACCTTTTATCGGATTGTACTGCCTAATGGTGAACAGAAAGTGCTGCGTTCGACCTGGGAAGCGGAAATGGACGAGCGCGGAGAACAGCCAATTCAAATTGTCGGTATGGTACAGGATGTCACGGAGCACCAAAAAATGGAGCAACGCCTTCGTGAAAGTGAAAACCGTTATAAATCGCTGTTTCAGCATAACCCGCTCGGCATATGCGCCATGAATATGGAAGGTCAAATCCTGAGCGTGAACCCCAGTCTGGAGGAACTTATTGGTTATACAAGGAAGGAACTGCTTGGGACTGGAGTTCTTGTGATGGCTTCTTCCGAGGAACAGGACAAGATTAGGCATCATATGGAGCTGGCCAAGCAGGGAGAAACGCAAACCTATGAATCAGAGTTCATACATAAGGATGGGGAGCGCTTGTTTATCAAGGTAACCAATATCCCGATTTTTGTGTATGAGCAAATTGTTGGCTGCTACGGCATCTTTGAAAATGTTACTCCGCTCAAAAGCTACATCGCCCAAATCGAAAAGCTCAGCAACGAGCATTCACTCATTCTGAACGCCGTATCCGAAGGCATTGTGGGCTTGAGCACCGAGGGGCATGTCCGTTTTATGAATCCGGCGGCGGTCGAAATGTTTGGAGTGGGGGCCGAAAATTCACTGAACGGGACATGCACGGATATGATCCGCCATGTCGATGAGATAAGCAGACATTACCCGGATGAGCAGCCATCCATTCTTCAGGCGATCCGCAGTGGTGCTTCTTATCAGGCTGAGGAAGCCGTATTTTGGAAAAAAGACGGATCCAGCTTCCTCGTCTCATACCGGATCAGTCCCCTGATGGATAATGGGGAGCGTAAAGGGGCCGTAATGGTTTTTGTAGATATAACGAATGAAAAGGAAATCATCCGGGCCAAGGAATCCGCCGAGCGGGCCGACCGGGCCAAGTCAGAATTTCTTTCTGTGATGAGTCATGAGCTTCGTACACCTATGAACGGAATTATCGGAATGGCTGGACTGCTCGCGGACACTGAATTGGATGAGGAACAGCGAAGCTATATCGATATTATTACCAATAGCAGTAGTGCTTTAATGCAAATATTGAATGAAATACTGGATTTGAGCAAAATTGAGGCTGGAAAAATGGCGTTGCTGCACGAACCTTTTGAACTTGAGGATATGATGGGCAGTGTGGCGGATCTATTTCTCAAGCAAGCTATGGAAAAAGACATTGAGCTGGAGTGGCATGTGGATCAGGAATTGCCGGGGGTCCTTGTCGGTGACCATGTGCGTATCCGGCAGGTGCTGGTGAATTTGGTGAGCAATGCAATCAAATTTACGGAGCGAGGGCGTGTAAACATCTTTGCCGAGAGCAAGGCTTACAGCAGCCGTAAAAAGAAATGCTTGATTGAGTTCAGTGTAACCGATACTGGCATCGGTATTCCCGCAGATCGCCAGCATCTATTGTTTCAGCCCTTTTCCCAGCTTCATCCGGCACTGAACCGGAAATATGGAGGAACAGGCTTGGGACTGTCCATCTGCAAAAACCTGGTCAGTCTGATGGGCGGCTCCATTGATGTGGATAGTGACGAGGCCAGAGGAGCCACGTTCCGGTTTCAGCTAGATCTTATGCTGCCAGAAGGGGAAGCGCTTGCGAATATAAGCCGTGACGAGCCTTACGAATCAACGGAATGCTAA
- a CDS encoding metalloregulator ArsR/SmtB family transcription factor, with product MDTLMIFKALSNDTRLQILDWLKNSDENFGPQLFLPTDANFKGGICVGSIQEKTGLAQSVISSYLTLMKKAGLLESRRFGQWTYYRRNEENICKFAEYIKNEM from the coding sequence ATGGATACTCTAATGATTTTTAAAGCTTTGTCGAATGATACACGCCTGCAAATTTTGGATTGGTTAAAAAATTCAGATGAAAATTTCGGACCGCAATTGTTTTTACCAACGGATGCTAACTTTAAAGGAGGGATTTGTGTAGGTAGCATTCAGGAAAAAACAGGATTAGCACAATCTGTTATTTCCAGTTACTTAACGCTCATGAAGAAGGCTGGGCTTTTGGAATCCAGGCGATTTGGACAGTGGACCTATTACCGAAGAAATGAAGAGAATATTTGCAAATTCGCTGAATATATCAAGAATGAAATGTAG
- a CDS encoding MFS transporter, translating to MLFSKWNRKWLLMSIMIIFSISNVISAFAPNFYTLVVFRIIPAFFHPVYFSIAFVLAVALSKKEEAAKASAKVFLGVSVGMVLGVPLTSYIADQFSLGTSFLFSAVVNIIACVGIGLMVPSRLEQKEVPIRNQLKILRKPTLWLNIGSVCFIFAAMFSVYSYFAEYLGEKTHMSGEWISTMLVLFGISGVAGNWYSGKMLNHHMLKTVLLYPVALGVCYLLLQYVGATLLLTSGIIIVWGAVHTSGLIVSQIWLTSEAPEAPEFANSLYVSFSNLGVTIGTAMGGWFISQLGTGDVVWSGLLFVVLSLVCIIVKSIFFGIHTKSKNM from the coding sequence CTGCTATTTTCAAAATGGAATCGTAAATGGTTACTGATGAGCATCATGATTATTTTTTCCATCTCGAATGTGATATCAGCTTTTGCACCGAACTTTTATACACTTGTCGTATTCCGAATAATCCCTGCCTTTTTTCATCCGGTGTATTTCTCCATTGCCTTCGTACTAGCTGTTGCATTATCGAAGAAAGAAGAGGCTGCTAAAGCAAGTGCAAAGGTATTTCTTGGAGTTAGTGTGGGGATGGTATTGGGGGTTCCGCTTACTTCTTATATTGCTGATCAATTCTCTCTTGGCACTTCATTTCTGTTCTCTGCTGTTGTAAATATTATTGCGTGTGTTGGAATAGGGCTCATGGTTCCTTCCAGATTGGAGCAGAAGGAAGTACCTATCAGGAACCAGCTTAAAATATTGAGGAAACCCACATTGTGGTTGAATATCGGTAGTGTATGCTTCATATTTGCTGCGATGTTTTCTGTATATAGTTATTTTGCGGAGTATCTAGGAGAGAAAACGCATATGAGTGGAGAATGGATTAGCACGATGCTTGTGCTTTTCGGGATTAGTGGTGTGGCTGGTAACTGGTACTCGGGAAAGATGTTAAACCATCATATGTTGAAAACGGTGTTGCTTTATCCTGTTGCTTTAGGGGTTTGTTATTTACTGCTTCAATATGTGGGTGCAACTCTTCTTCTCACAAGTGGGATTATTATTGTCTGGGGAGCTGTTCATACGAGTGGATTGATTGTAAGTCAAATTTGGCTTACCTCGGAGGCTCCAGAAGCCCCGGAATTTGCGAATAGTCTGTATGTTTCTTTTTCAAATTTGGGTGTCACCATAGGGACAGCGATGGGAGGCTGGTTTATTTCTCAATTAGGAACAGGAGATGTTGTTTGGAGTGGCCTACTTTTTGTTGTATTGTCTCTTGTATGTATTATCGTGAAATCTATATTTTTTGGGATACATACGAAGTCAAAAAATATGTAA
- a CDS encoding GntR family transcriptional regulator, giving the protein MFELDIRSRKPIYEQLTDKVKEMIVYGSLQPDEQLPSVRVLSAQLTVNPNTIQKAYRELEREGYIYSIQGKGSFVTPAEHQPQQMKRDEIRAALLKQMIEAVHFGFTHQEVDALYVEATQLKERGMSLD; this is encoded by the coding sequence ATGTTCGAGCTGGATATCCGCAGCCGCAAGCCGATTTACGAACAGCTAACGGACAAGGTAAAGGAAATGATTGTATACGGATCGCTTCAGCCGGATGAGCAATTGCCTTCGGTACGGGTTTTATCCGCTCAGCTTACGGTAAACCCCAACACGATTCAGAAGGCGTATCGAGAGCTGGAACGCGAAGGATACATTTATTCCATCCAAGGCAAGGGCAGCTTTGTCACCCCTGCCGAGCATCAGCCGCAGCAAATGAAGCGGGATGAGATTCGGGCGGCGCTGTTGAAGCAGATGATCGAAGCTGTCCATTTCGGTTTTACGCATCAGGAAGTGGACGCCTTATACGTGGAAGCTACGCAATTGAAGGAAAGGGGGATGTCCCTTGATTGA
- a CDS encoding ABC transporter ATP-binding protein → MIELREVTKTFTEEKAVDQLALTVKKGSIFGLLGSNGAGKTTLLKIIAGIYRPDTGKVLIGGQPVYEQPEVKQRILFMPDTPYFFPQATIRQVARFYRSIYPSWSEERYIQLTDIFKLDPKRKLHRFSKGMKRQAAFLLALSCMPELLILDEPIDGLDPVMRRMIKNLLFQETAAREMTVVISSHNLREIEDMCDHVGIMHQGRMLLEKEVDDLKSDTHKVQVAFRDSTHEEAVCGQLPIVHKERRGSVLLLIIRGEREQITETIQAYEPHVFDLLPLTLEEIFIYEMEDAGYDIQPILL, encoded by the coding sequence TTGATTGAGTTAAGGGAAGTCACAAAGACATTTACAGAAGAAAAGGCTGTCGATCAGCTCGCCCTTACGGTGAAGAAAGGCTCTATTTTTGGACTTTTGGGCTCTAACGGAGCAGGTAAAACGACGCTGCTCAAAATCATCGCCGGGATTTACAGACCGGATACTGGGAAGGTGCTAATCGGTGGACAGCCCGTGTATGAGCAGCCAGAAGTCAAGCAGCGCATTCTGTTTATGCCGGATACCCCTTATTTTTTCCCGCAAGCGACGATTCGCCAGGTGGCCCGGTTTTACCGCTCCATTTATCCGAGCTGGAGTGAGGAACGCTACATACAGCTTACCGACATTTTCAAGCTTGACCCGAAGCGTAAACTTCACCGTTTTTCCAAGGGGATGAAGCGTCAGGCCGCTTTTTTGCTTGCCTTGAGCTGCATGCCTGAGCTGCTGATTTTGGATGAACCGATTGACGGACTGGACCCGGTAATGCGACGAATGATCAAAAATTTGCTGTTCCAAGAAACCGCCGCACGTGAGATGACCGTCGTGATTTCATCCCATAATTTGCGTGAAATAGAAGACATGTGTGATCATGTCGGCATTATGCATCAGGGACGTATGTTGTTGGAAAAAGAGGTTGACGATCTCAAGTCTGATACACATAAGGTGCAGGTTGCCTTTCGTGACAGCACGCATGAGGAAGCCGTCTGTGGACAACTTCCGATTGTACATAAGGAGCGCAGAGGCAGTGTTCTGCTGCTTATTATCCGGGGGGAACGAGAGCAGATTACAGAAACGATTCAGGCGTATGAGCCGCATGTGTTCGATTTACTGCCGTTGACGCTGGAGGAAATTTTCATTTATGAAATGGAGGACGCAGGTTATGACATCCAACCGATTCTTCTGTAG
- a CDS encoding ABC transporter permease subunit — protein MTSNRFFCSGGVIRQSLRQHGWIGLLYLAGLLFTVPLPLFMSIGDERMPTVLGSLFDYTSKYNDLHTPILLTVPVLAGVIMLRFIQRQGPSDLYHSLPLRREHLLTAHLISGLILLLVPVWLTAGVTAWVNATNDLPYIFHMNDVGSWALVVSVISIFLFAFTVFVGICVGQSLLQIAVVYVLMVLPFFLSSMISRFLGHHLYGYYQASGTIVRYSDGMELRSNNNIWHSLSPFVRFTELLRTPFSYIELLVYIGVSLLFVILSYVLYRKRLVEKATQAMAFTFFQPLFKAGVMLCAMLLVGDYFNGVGGQGKDWSIFGYILGAILGYIAVEMVIRKTWQIVRVRALLELVAYTAVLGLAMYIPTSSWVGYEDRIPTAHSVEQVYAGPSLYLDGGITRKDLYFSQDKAYIASVLNLQRELVRAHSSGQTPMTKDEPLQMIAIAYHLDDGSIMTRSYTFPEQPFRAELAKVMMSEPYKTVAYSLDKLYGAAETISIKSGDDEERRVILTDPKEIREFEAVLKEEILDMSYSEMQSGSYPLGNIEILHKASSISKYEPEWARNIAYNWRLSFHKLEGWLKQKGYADRVIVTSKDILSVRAVPIVSQEMKPYQSGQYIEDVNLFRDIQQKHKAIVIEDMKLWKAILENRRSYNYTPDMEKGTYLIQIKIKPLYGLNAHTGYYLLTPKDMTPELAKALPATP, from the coding sequence ATGACATCCAACCGATTCTTCTGTAGCGGCGGCGTGATTCGTCAAAGCCTGAGACAGCATGGCTGGATCGGTCTGTTGTACTTGGCGGGATTATTGTTTACAGTGCCGCTGCCGTTATTTATGAGCATCGGAGACGAACGGATGCCCACGGTTTTGGGAAGTCTGTTCGATTATACAAGCAAGTACAACGACTTACACACTCCGATACTGCTGACCGTACCGGTGCTGGCCGGTGTGATAATGCTTCGTTTTATTCAGCGGCAGGGGCCATCTGATTTGTATCACAGTCTGCCATTACGCAGGGAACATCTGCTAACGGCACATTTGATCAGTGGTCTTATCCTCTTGCTCGTACCCGTGTGGCTCACGGCGGGAGTGACGGCTTGGGTTAACGCCACGAATGATCTGCCTTATATTTTTCACATGAATGATGTTGGATCATGGGCATTGGTCGTCTCGGTCATTAGCATTTTTCTTTTCGCCTTTACTGTGTTTGTAGGTATTTGCGTAGGGCAATCGCTGCTGCAAATTGCTGTAGTGTACGTTTTGATGGTGCTTCCCTTCTTTCTGTCATCCATGATTAGTCGCTTTCTGGGGCATCATTTGTACGGTTACTATCAGGCCAGTGGAACAATAGTTCGTTATAGTGATGGCATGGAGTTACGTAGTAACAATAATATTTGGCATTCTTTATCGCCGTTTGTTCGCTTTACGGAATTGCTGAGAACTCCATTTTCATATATTGAACTGCTTGTTTATATTGGTGTTTCTCTGCTGTTTGTGATCTTGAGCTATGTGTTGTATCGCAAACGGCTGGTAGAGAAGGCAACGCAAGCAATGGCATTTACCTTCTTCCAGCCCTTATTTAAAGCAGGTGTGATGCTGTGCGCTATGCTGCTAGTAGGGGACTATTTTAATGGCGTAGGCGGACAAGGTAAAGACTGGTCTATCTTCGGCTATATACTTGGAGCTATTTTGGGCTATATCGCTGTGGAGATGGTGATTCGCAAGACGTGGCAAATTGTACGTGTACGTGCTTTGCTGGAATTGGTTGCTTACACCGCAGTGTTAGGTCTGGCAATGTACATTCCGACTTCAAGTTGGGTAGGTTACGAAGATCGAATTCCGACTGCGCATTCCGTGGAGCAAGTTTATGCCGGACCAAGTTTGTATTTGGATGGGGGCATTACACGAAAAGATCTTTATTTTTCGCAGGATAAGGCTTATATCGCTTCTGTGCTGAATTTACAGCGTGAACTCGTGCGGGCACATTCATCAGGACAGACGCCCATGACCAAAGATGAACCTCTTCAAATGATAGCCATTGCCTATCATCTTGACGATGGTTCAATTATGACCCGAAGCTATACATTTCCCGAGCAGCCTTTCCGGGCAGAACTGGCAAAGGTCATGATGTCTGAGCCGTACAAAACAGTAGCATACTCGTTGGATAAGCTATATGGTGCAGCCGAAACGATCAGCATTAAATCAGGGGATGATGAGGAACGGAGGGTGATACTGACCGATCCGAAAGAAATTCGCGAATTTGAAGCTGTGCTGAAAGAAGAAATTTTGGATATGAGCTATAGCGAAATGCAGTCTGGAAGTTATCCGCTGGGGAATATCGAGATTCTGCATAAGGCCTCCTCTATTTCCAAATATGAGCCGGAATGGGCTCGTAATATTGCATATAACTGGCGTTTATCCTTTCACAAACTGGAGGGTTGGCTGAAACAGAAGGGATATGCCGACAGGGTAATTGTCACGTCGAAGGATATACTTTCTGTGCGTGCTGTTCCAATTGTTTCTCAGGAGATGAAACCTTATCAATCTGGTCAGTATATCGAAGACGTCAATTTATTCAGAGATATACAACAGAAGCATAAAGCAATCGTCATTGAAGATATGAAGCTCTGGAAAGCTATTTTGGAAAACCGCAGATCCTATAACTATACTCCGGATATGGAGAAGGGCACTTACCTGATACAGATCAAAATCAAACCTTTATATGGTTTAAATGCTCACACAGGCTATTATTTATTAACTCCAAAAGACATGACACCTGAGCTTGCAAAGGCTCTACCCGCCACTCCTTAA